Genomic DNA from Chaetodon trifascialis isolate fChaTrf1 chromosome 19, fChaTrf1.hap1, whole genome shotgun sequence:
ACCGGAGCTGAGACACTTATTTCATAAATCCAACAGTCATCCATGCATTCCCTCCAGCTATGATTTCATGTTGCTTCTGACAGCGTTAGGTTGGCATTAGGACCCAGTGGCCACATAGACCAATCAGGGATGTCATTTTTGAGACCTGATGTGCAAGAgcattaagagaaaaaaagagatgggaaagaaagtgaaaaaactgTCTGTAAATAAGCTGGAGACTAGTTATGTTCACATTTTACTGATAGATAATTACTTTGCGAATCCCCAAGGGACACTGGAGTGCTACCAGCTGCATAATAAGATACAACATAGTACAAGGAGAAAAATAGTGAACACAAAACAGCCCAGCGAGGCCAGCAACATCAGTCTGAATAGAGAGAAGACTGATGCCACTATTTGAACATCTTGAGGTGGAAACACGAAAGGTTAGAGGATGTAATGAAACACTGTTGTAATGAAACAGTCCGTCATAATCGACACTCCAACAATCGAATCAGCTCATCACAGACCTTCATGCTGAATATCCCTCAAACCATATAACAAAAACTTAATCACGACATGCTACTAATCAATCATACAACAGAACTAAGGTGCAAACTTGGGCCGAATTTAAACTGATCACAAAAAGCCAATGTCGGAAATCTGAGACATGCCTTCACATACATAGAAACTATCAAACCGTGTGAATATACAATTACAGAGcgacaacacagaaaacaaaaattcCAGTGATCCAGCTGACTGACCACTGGAGAAATACCAACCGCCCTCACTAAGTTGCGTCTGCCCATGTTCTTGGCTCTTTTGACCGCCCTCCGTTTCCTCCGGATCTCCTTCTTTGGTGGCCGGTGGTGCTCCTTCGCCCAAATGGGGTTTTCCTTGGAGAGGCTAACAAGGCCGCGTAACACTATAGTCACAAACCTCTTCATCATAGCGCTGCTGCTTTTGCAGGCATGAGACTTAATTGTTATGCCATCCCGAGCAGACCTCTGAAACAGACAGCGGTGCGTGCATTGGAacagtgctgcagaggagacttgggaggaaaaaacactgtatgtgtaattcagggagggtgggaggggggtagagagagagagagagagagagggagctagagtgaaacaaacagacagagaaagagagagagagagagagagggagtcacAGGGTGGTTGGTGGAGGAGGGTGCAGACAAGTCCTTCTATTGGGAAACTGTCCCTGGTTTGTGCCAGTGGCTGCAACACCAACAACTCCCTGCTCATGAAAACAGTTTGGCCACAGATGTGACCGGCAAGCAGGTCACGGCACTATCATGTCCAGGCAAGAAAGGGATCTTCCTCATGCTGCACGTTGGCTGAACGTGACTGGAAACATACAGTATCCCCCTCGTCACACATAATGCTGCAGTGGGCAACATCTGGAGAAAGGGACATTTATCATTTAActtctgagagagagagcgatgcCTGGCTGGCCTGCTCTCGAGCAGGATGATTCAAACAGTCATTTCCTCTCACAAATCCTGTCACTCATTTACCCACAATGAAGAGGAAAGATGTGGCAGAAATGCTTCCCGAGAGCACAAACTTAAACTGAAAAGCCGTTTTTCTTCATGAAGGGACCTTCCACAAACGCCACGGACTTAAGACGCTGCAATGAAACAAGGCTGAATTCAGCTCACAAAATGATCTACTCAACgagataaacaaacacactatGGTCAGTGCTAAGAATGATTTTACTTCTGGTCAGACACAGGCGCACAAAAAACTCAGTCATGGCTTAATCAATACGCATTTCTTGCAAGCACAACTGCTAAAACTACACATCCATAAAATAAGGAGTTTCCTTTAGCCTCCTTTACGCTTGGACACTGCTGCACACAAGATGTCTTAAAATTCAGGATGAAAGTTTAAAAAAGATGTTCTAAGACCATCTGTTATTAAGCTGGATAAGCCAAGTTATAACGACACAGCCATCACGCACAAATTCCTTTGATATTATTTCATATTCTCATTAGGAAATGTATTTGCTTTTACCTTGAAAAGACTACGAGAAAATATAACGTTGGACAGAGGCATGGCAACCTATCAGGTCCTTCAAGATTTAACctggtgttaaaaaaaaaaagaaaaaagctgcctGATGCATGCAAGAGGAAAGCAATAAGAAGTCTAATTAATAATATACACCTCTTCAACCAGTAAGAAAAGAGAACTGACAGTCTTAAATAGGTGAggtttgttaaataaatcaataactgACTATTTTCATCTGTTCACAGTGAGTTTGGGGAATTGGTCTACCGGTGACATTCACATCCATTAAACTTATGACATTTTACTTTTGAGTGCTTTATGTTATAACTGTGATGGCTTGGTTGATGTCATTTTAAACCTGCACTCCTGCAACAATGGTAAAACTGGCAATAAGACGCAATGTTTACATTTCCTGTAAGTCAGGCTCTGCCCAGCTCCACCGTGTGAGATTAATGCCACTTGACAATCTACTCAGCTCAAAAGTTCCCCTTAACAACAGAGCATTAGTCGACGCAGCCACACAGACCTAGATCTGCCAAGGTCTCATTGGCTGCTGGAGTCACGCGAGAGCCGAGTGCAGGGCTGCCTCTCTGCTCGACTGGCTCTTTGACTCTGATAGCCTGTTGGTGCCACAGGGTACAAACGTCCACGGAGGCTACAGTGAATATGGAGTTACTTCTCTGTTACCATGTACTCCTGAAAGCTTACGAGCCTCCCGGAGGTTGTGTTGCAAAAGCTGTTTTAATGAtgacaaacaaaatgtcactgtgatgtTGTATTTTCAACTAATGCACAATCTCTTGAAAAGATTACTGACCAAGACTGAATCACCTCCACTGACGTTGACGCCATACTGAACCGACTGTAAACTTATCCTGCGTTGGAGTTCATGTTCCCCACCCTGAAGGCCAAATGGCTGCAATCACTTCTCCCACAATCCATCACTGCATTCTCGGCACTGAAGATAACAAAGAGGTCCCAACAAAGCACGACTCCAATAAGGTTACCATTCAGGTATTCTATTCTTTGCAACGCAGAGTATCTTGAACAATAACATTCGGGAAAACAACAGAATGAAAACAGTCCCGAAGGATACAGTACATGCTGATTTTAGAGAAAACAGATTGTGTAAAGTTTATCATCTTCAGTCGTGTGAGGGAAACATGATATTCCTAAAAGCGCACATACCTCAGACACATCACACTCATTCAGGTAAGCTCTGTGTACATTTCCTCTTCCTGACGTTTCAATCATTGTGACCATCAACATGAAAACTGTAagtcctgcagctctgaacacaGGCTGTAAAATACGTGTACAACAGATAAAGCCGATCTGGATACAGATAAGCTTTTCATGTGTAGGAACTGATCTCACTTACAGATTAGCTGAGCAGAAGAGGGAAAAGCAAATGGACAGATAGCAAGCTTGCTTTAACTTGCAACTTGTGCGTGCATCAATGGTCAGAGAatcaaaatgtgacacaaatgTGAATTCACGCGTGACTGAATAGCAAACACCACAGAGTTAATGATTTCTGGACCTTACACACAGGTTTGATTTTGTGCAAAACTGGCCAGTCCCACCGTTAGTTATGAgagcactgttttttttataaagaaTACACGAGTCAAACATATGTTTTATGGTAAGAAAGCAGGGGTTGTGTGCACTCACCGGCATCATATTGGCGGCTCTGGCAGGTCAAAACCAGGGGACCATCGGCAAGTTGACTTACGGCTCACCCACTTATCTTCGATGGCACCACCAGAGAGTCAACCAAGACCCACCTAACGAGTTATGGGCTCTGGTTACACCAACGTGACAACCAACTGGGCCTCTGTCCGCTCTGTCAACAAAAACGGTGGAATTCTTCTGAGTGCTGTAACACTGAGCATTGCAAGGTAGCGGCCACCCGAAATAACACCCAATGTTATCAGACGCAAGCGTTAATTTAAATGGTCCAGGCGTGGCTCCGTGCAGCTGCTGCTACAAACAAGCCAATGGTTAGCTTGTCAGTTAGCTCGCAGAGCAACACTGAAGCGAGTCATAACAAATGACGTGCAATGATTTGATAATACCAAGTCTCGACACAGGAATTATACTCACCAATGTCAGAGACAAGTCATTGTTTCGGGGAGTAAACCTTAGCTACGCTACTGTCAAAAAGCACGTAGCTAAACGAACCAGCTGTCAACCAGCCAGCTAACGTAGGATGCTAGCTGCGTTAGCTGCTCTCAGAGGCGGCTAAGGGACGGTATGCAAAGCGATCTCTCCGCTTTCGTCGGTCCTTTCGCTGACATTGGCTGCACATCGGCACACGCTATCGATGGAGTGTGtttcaagcaaacaaaaatgaataaatgtccCTTCAGATTGGCGAAATCGTTTTTTTACGAGCGCAATGAATCATCGTTAGCAGGCTAGCAGTGCTAGTTGACGAAAATACAAATAGCTGGAATCCAGTTGTTGACGGCAGGAGGGGCGGGGCCACGCAGCAGCAGCCGGAGCGTCAAGTCAACGTAGAATGTGAAGAATCTATGGTCACCAGCCAGGCTGCCAGTTTGTCAGTATGATTTCATCTTTCTCCGGCTGGCACGATTTGAGTAAGACAACAAACAGAAGACTGCTTATATTAAAATTAATTTAACACATATTTATATGCTGTTTATAGGAACGATTTACCGCGTTTAAGTGTAATAGATGGCGTTGACGCCTTGCTGATATATTCTGAATCCACCATcgcagcggtccccaaccacgGGGCCGccccgggatccgacccgacacacacataataatagtaataataataataataataataataataataataataataataataacaacaacacacacacacacacacacacacacacacacacacacacacacacacacacacactaatgataataaCGATAATAATACTAACAACAACCCGATCTGAgccgggacacacacactactgccaataataataatgtcaacAACCCAGAACACACACCATGATGATAACAGCAATGATAATAACAGCTGGGTtaagtcagcttgaattaaaggcatgaatcgGTTTTTCAGCATCGACCCTGGATCCGACCCGGTACCTATTCGGGTCCgacccgggaccgacccggcACCTTTTAGGGACTTTCTCAGATTGGTCCCGGAACTTATCCGGTAATTTCCTGgggtaagttccgggtcggtcccggcaatgtcccgggaaatttccgggtcggtcccgggtaagttccgAGTCGgtccggcaatgtcccgggaaatttccgggttGGTCCCAGCAATGTCCagggaaatttccgggtcggtcccgagtaagttccgggtcggtcccggcaatgtcccgggaaattttCGGGTCAGTACCGGCAATGTCCCGCGAAATTTATGGATCGGTCCCGTGTAAATTCCGGGATTTTGCCGGGGCGACTTGTTGCCATACCCGGGATCCGACCatggacatgcacacactagtaataataataacaagcCGGCCGAGATCCGACCCGGAACACACACTAATAAAATTTCTAATATTAATAacgacagcaacaacaataaataaataaataaataaataaataaataaataaataaataaataaataaataaataatagccACCCGGTCCCGGATCAGTccccaggacacacacagacagacatacacacactgataatgatAACAGTTACACGAAGTCAGTGCAGTAAATAGTGCGTTAgagcagcggtccccaaccaccgGTGCCATTTcgtaccgggccgcacagagagactgaaaaaaaaaaaaaagttattgatcatcagagtctgaaagaagttttattttgaaaattaccTGTGCCTTTGTGCACCTGTCAAACCGCTCGTCTCGGTGACATGATATGATTGTAAAAAAGTAAGCCCTCAAACTAGCAAAagtgagtaaaaaacaaacgtctttggagagcttcttcggAAAGGGgaaaggccaaatgatgagacagaagaagaagagcctacaacttccaagaaaaagagagctgcatttaagagacagtatcagcagtcctacttaaaatatggGTTTTTGTCAGTTGATTCTCGCGCACCAAGCCCGCTCTGCGTAATATGTGGCGACAGGCACGCAAATGAGACAATGAAGCCTTttcgttgaagagaaacaagcgcagggctcccactaGTTACAACTACTACATTCAGGGTAATTGCgagttgtatttttaatcatttgttttctatgCCGGTCCAgcaaattattgctttacgTGAAACCGGTCCGTGGCGCAAAAAAAGGTTGGGGGCCGCTGTATTATCGGACAACAAACATCCTTTATTTCATATCAtttgacaagaaagaaaagttgCGAGGGAAATAACAGCGAATGATAATGTGCAAGCAGTAATAATCATTGCTTCTTTGTGGGATAAAGGGCGCCTGAAAACGATCTGGCCACAATAAAGACAGTTGAAGGGGCCCAGAATCCGGGGACTGGGAATGGGCCAAAGAACTGAATCTccttttcaacagatttgattctaTCCCCCCGGCCCCCTCTCAGCCCCTCCACTACAGCAGatcaggtgaggaaggagctaAGGAAGATGGAGGCGGGGATGGCTACAGGCCCTGATGGCATCAGGTCCAGACTGCTCGGGGATGCAGATCAGCTCTGCAGGGTCGTTCTGCACATCTTCAAGCCaagcctcagtctggagagagtgagagtgttaGAGTACTGCTGCCTGATACAACCACAAAAGTACATactacacaaatacacacacatatagagtAGTAACGCACAGCTTTCAGTGATGATATTTGAAGATTTTACCAAAGTTGTACACTGGTTTCTAAAAGGAATGAGTCCTCAAGCaattcaaatgcatttttttatgtatgtttcAGATGTTCGGGTTTGACTGAGGACAGATTACACATGAAATTGTTATCTTTTTGATGATTAAGGGGCCTCAAAGTCCCTGTCAGTCTCACTGTCAGCCAACCACCACCTGACacacttgctgctgctgctgctactgtcatcttcttcctcttccatgTCAGCATCTTCACTTACATCATCAAAACCACTGTCTGAGGAGCTGTCGTAGCTGTCAGGGTCACtgtactcaaactcctccatctctcttctgAGGCTCTTGGTGCTCTTCTCCTCTTCGCCATCATCAACTGCATCTCGAGACCACCTTTGGGATCATCCTCCAGAAGGGGTCTTCCTCCATTCGCTGGCTGATGTGCAAATTAATTTCAGCAGCTGGGTCAGCGGGGATGACTGCATCCTGTAGCCATTCAAGTCTGACAACTGGCTGCCAGAGATGTCTCTCAGCCCGTCTCCTCTTGCATTGATCCTCATATGAAACGCAGGCCCTACAAGATTCATTCAGACAGTGGTCACCATTACTGTCCAGAGCAGTAAAATAATACTCTATGCATCAGTTTTCCTTAAACAGCTTTTGTAAAGACATGCTTTGTTTGAACTTGGGTATTAAATATGCAAACATCAGAGATTTCTGTATGACTTCATAAACAAAGTTCTTACACTGATGTGCGCCTCTAAATCCACTTTCCATTTCAGACAGCGTGTATAGGTTTACACTATATGAGCAGCTTCATGACTTCACATAACAGCATGCAAcatgattaaaaatgcattaaagaaTATTTACCTCAGCTGCTTGAGTGAGCCACCTAAAGCTGAACGCGTCCATGAGACACTCACATAAATTAACTTCACCATGAAACACTGactgctgtcagagctgcaaGTTACACTAGTGACATCAAGTGGCTCCCAAGAAGAACTGACATGGTTATGAAAAGTGTGATGAGGAAGGCATCTTGAGTCACTGTTAATTGATGACTTGAACgtaaaacagcattttatttaAACAAGGTTCAAATGTTCTTCAGAGCAAAAACGTGCACTGAATCATTTGTATTCATCGGTATGAACAGGAGTATATTCATGAAGTGGAAAATCCCTAAAACTAAGATGTTTGACCTTTTCACAGCGGAAGAAGTTTGCAGCTGCCTTGTTACATAGATGTTGGTTCTCATGTTGAGGGACTGTAATGAGGACAATGGATCAGACAGCTCAGTCCAAATCAAAGTAATAATTGAACATCATGCTGTTGTTGCTTGGACAGCCGATTTGGTCCATTAAGAAGGCGAATTGTTTTGTGCAGCTATTTCAAGATTTGGATTTGAAAGGGTTTTACACCTCAAAATGGATCGCTCTGAATTCATTCATGGAAGATACACGAAAAAATCAGGTAAGACAAAAAGTAACAAAGCGGAGTCTACATGTAAGCTAGCTGGAGCACAGTGGCGCGTTCGATGCTAATGTTAGAAGgctagtgtgttagcatgctaacatttgccacaaaccaaagtattggacaaattcgTTAACAGTCGACCTCTTGATGTTCCAAGATGAAAATTTAATGGATCAGTTgttacaattcatcctgtggggaacatgaatgtacTTTATATACCAAATGGCAATACACCCAATAATTGTAAGAGACATTTTTACATGATTTAAGAGTGTCTCTGAGGTGCcttaatgaaacaaacagctaGCTGCCAGTTTCTAAAGCTCCATCTTTCATCTGAACGGACACAAAGAACTTAAAACTGAGGTAGAAAACTGGTTTAAATTACATTCAGCGAGCCAATAAATAGCTTGAAGTGTTCACACTGTTGCACATTCAGACTTCATTTGACTTTGCCACGAATCTTCAACTGAGAGAGCACTTTGTCTACCTGCAACAGAGCAGAATTAGGACGTTAGACAGCAGTATGGTGGTTCAGTGTGATGGTGATTAAAAGTGCTATGAATAACAAATAATTAATCAATCAGTATACACTgctaaaatcaaacaaacagttATTTTGTTggcacactgcagcctctgtagataatgacatcatcactcACTGTGATGAACCAGTGAGACTGAGGCCCATAGTGAAGCTGCGACTTGAAATTCATTTTACTGGCTGGAGCCAGAgcgtggaggtggaggtgtggaACAGATGAGAATGGAGGCAGGTGAAAGCCCATCCTGGTCAGAttcaatgaaaaacacatgagCAAAGCTTTGCAAAGGAAGTATCACACTCAGAGCTCTCAGAAAAGTGACCTACCTGATGTCAGCTAGGTCGCTGACTTTATTCCTCTCCAGTACGCTCCTTCCCATTTCTACCATCCGCTCCACTGTAAAGAAACAATCATTATGGTCCCATCACACGGTCTAAAAACTGCAgtacacagcagtgtttttgtacCTTTTACCTTTGGTTTTCACAGACGCAGTCAATAATATTGACAGTGGTGGAAGCAGTACTCAGATctcttacttaagtaaaagtcctgcattcaaaaccttactttAGTAAAACTACATTTAAAAGCGTTATTATTGGAGTATACTTCAAGTTCCATGTAGAACTGGATTATAGTAATTAACTAATGTGCAAGCATCACTAACGTTGCAGGAGGTAAAGATGAGATGGATTTCAGCGACTTTCAAAGCTACTTTTTGGGTATCTTAACCCATAATAATACACCATAATGCATTAATTGAttgatattatttatttatgtatgtatcTGAGTCTGCAAAGTGTAGTGGAGTACAAGTATGCTGTAGtacaaaatggaaacactcaacTGAAATATCTTAATATTTGGTCTTAAGTACGGTACTTGAGTACATGTACAGAGTCACTCCGACTACTGGACACTGAGTTGTTCCAGAGTTATATGTGGATATTGGTGGACAACTGTCCTGTCAAACAGTATGTCATCAATGACAGCCTGCGGACTCGTCTACCTGTGCTCGCGGCCTGTCGCCCTCACCTGTCGGGATGTCATCCCTCTGGAGACTTTTGCAGTTGTCGATGTGCCTCCTGGTAACAACGAGGTAATGATGAGAGGCGCCGGGCTGTATGTCCCGGAAACAGACCAGCTCATCGTCCTGaacacacggacagacagaaCAAGAGTCAGGACATGTCCAGCTTCTTTAACGTGACTGAACAGCCGGTACTCACGCTGAGCAGGACTTCCGTGTCCGTCTGGTTGTTCGCTATTTGGCAGAAAGGACAGTCTTCGCTCCCAGAAGCGTCCTGAGTCCCCATTATGCGTTGTCAAAGCCGGGACCGGCGAGACCTACGAGCTGGTCGGGTTGAGTGTGAATCATCTCTGGGCGTGTTTGTGGTGAGGAGGAGCCGGGAAACCAGGCGGAGACTGCATGGAAGACATGCGGGAATAATCGGAAAAATTAACCCCCGACTGAGAAAATTCCGTGAACGCCCCTTCAAGTGGAAAGAAGTTGCTGACTTTGACGTCATGTACGGTAAATGTTTGGTTGATGGTAAGAAACTTTTCATAAATTCACGTTATAAACTTTCTGCTGGCATTGACATTAAACTGTATATTTTACTCGCTGTCAACGTAGAGTGACCTAAATTACTTAGAAAAGTTAAAATTGATCAAATCTTGTAGCAATTTTCTAACTTGAGAAACTCCGAGGAGCACGTGAAGTCGGCCCATCGCTGCGTTCAGGGGAATCGCGTAAAttccattttcatttacttAAATCCTCAATACGACCTGTCGGACATGGCATTTGTGAGCCCACTGTACTCTGCGGTGCATGTTTGCTGTCAATtaaatacatgtacatataaacatttaaaatgattgattaaaggaataatttgtcatttttgggaaatacgctcatgtgttttcttttttgccgTGCAAACATTAGAAGATTGACACCATGCTTTCACGCAAGAATATTCTCAATTTTTACATCTGAATCTTGGGAGGAAAGTGAATAAGTATTTACAAAAACATcggactgttcctttaaagtcacatttaaaacaactaATAATACAGTCATGTTGCACTCTCTGAAAAGCACCTTCAAAAACTTCTACATGGTACATCAGTATTAAAGAAAACTCCCTTCACTCCCAAAAAGACAAGCTCCcggtacacacacaaatgcacaaaattcTGCACAAAAATAATTTTAAGAGATGTCTAAACAAACATGGTGTTCAATGGTGTCAATTGTTTTCTTATATCACTGACCataaaatacaattaatttCAGTTACtttatactgtttatatatacatatacaacaCATACAGTGCATCTTATTACTTAACAGCTCAGTTAATGTGTGTGGTCACACCTCTGCAGTCCTTCCTTTTAAAATCAATGAATTTATCTGCTTTATCGTCTCATTTACTGACTCTTCTCATCtttccatttgtctgtttttaatgttgacGCTTCTGTAGTGTTTCAGACTGGTAAACATCACTCTTGCAGTCAGTGTTCTTTTGAAGCATCCTCTCCGTGTGTTTTACTCTGCTTACAAAGAGTCTCAGATGTCTGATGCAACTCTGCAATAATCCAGAAGTTCAGTGTGCgagctgctggctcactggACCTGCATACAGTTCCCTAAACGACTAACTGCTGGAGCGTTATCCTTTAGACGCTTCAGCAGACATTCGTCCTGCGAAGAGAAAAGCACGGATTTTACTGAAGTATGGAAAGGACATAAGTCAGTGTATCAGTTTCTGTATTAGCATCAGATGTTTAATCATTTGTAATGACCACAATATTCTTTGTATGAGAGAATTCATAAAAAAATCTATGAAATAAAGCGTAAGAAAAGTGGAAAAGGGAATTTCTAGTTGTCAGCACTCACAGTTACAAAACGGTCGGTCCGGGGAATGAACTTATACTCCTTGTGCACTGAGATTTGGCTGGTGGGGGCGAGCacatggaggtggaggtgatcGACTGAAGTGTAGGGAGGTTGGTGGAACCCCAGCCTTTGAGAAAACAAATCAGTGCTGTGATCAGGACACTGACAGGCAAGTCAGAGTACATGTTTACGAATTCCAGAGGAGGAATGAAACACTTAAGCTTAGCTCTGAGCTTAAAGGTGcatcatacatttcaaataaTTAGGAGCTTTTTAATTACTTAAAGCAAAAGTTGCTTTTATAGCGGAGAGTAAGATGAGAATGTTGATAGCACCACTTTTTGCTGTACAGACTGTAAAGCCCATTGAAGCATGttgtgatttgtgtgtctgagctctTTTTTTTCCTAGGATGGCGAAGTCATGACTCGCCCCACTCAGCCTCTGACTGGCTAGCACTTGTTgcctttgtttgttgtgttgcttgAGTTTAGGCACGAGGAGTGGGATTGGTCAGGGTTAGAGTAAGAATATCaggtaagccaatcagaggcagagatgggTGGATAATGCCTTCACCATCCTGGGAAAAAAATATTGGCTCCATATTTAACGTACCGATCTGAGATCCGtgtctcatctaactctccaGCAACAAGTGCATAAAACATATTTACTATTTTAACTATTACTTTAAACTTTGTGTTAATCAAAGCAGAAatagattattttcatttgattaaTTGCTAAGtagtttggtctataaaatgtcagaaaatgctgGCAATTATTTTAATAGCTG
This window encodes:
- the LOC139347612 gene encoding adenosine 5'-monophosphoramidase HINT3-like isoform X2; this encodes MGTQDASGSEDCPFCQIANNQTDTEVLLSDDELVCFRDIQPGASHHYLVVTRRHIDNCKSLQRDDIPTVERMVEMGRSVLERNKVSDLADIRMGFHLPPFSSVPHLHLHALAPASKMNFKSQLHYGPQSHWFITVDKVLSQLKIRGKVK
- the LOC139347612 gene encoding adenosine 5'-monophosphoramidase HINT3-like isoform X1, whose amino-acid sequence is MGTQDASGSEDCPFCQIANNQTDTEVLLSDDELVCFRDIQPGASHHYLVVTRRHIDNCKSLQRDDIPTVERMVEMGRSVLERNKVSDLADIRMGFHLPPFSSVPHLHLHALAPASKMNFKSQLHYGPQSHWFITVSDDVIIYRGCSVPTK